The sequence GTGGTTTAATAATGactcaatgtgtgtgtgtgtaaatataatatatttaacaatactaaTAGTGGTTTAACAATGTTTCGGATGCgtaaataaatatgtatgcaGGTGTGTAAATACGTTAGAGCTGACGACGTTAATATTGGTTTAATAATGTTTCAGgatgtgtgaatataatagtaTTAAcagtacaaatattaatttaacaatcTTTCAGATGTGTAAATATGTCAAAGTTACAACGGTTTAATGATGTTTCGGATTTATAAACGTGTTAAATTTAACAATggtttaacaatgtttcaggtgTGTGAGTATCTtaaagttaacaatattaacaatgatttaataatgtttcagatgtgttagagttaacaatattaagAATAATTCAGATGTGTAAAGGTGACAACGAGTTTTAAAATAATGCTTATGAAATAAACCTCTTGAATAAATAATCCTACAAGAATTCTTTTTCAACCTTTATtgtaacgaaagtacaaaaacgcaaagaaatttaatatttttaaaacttaaaacctGTTCTTCAATTCACAATGTTTAGCTATCTTAACTGAACCGTTTCTACCAATATGAAATACAGTAAAAGCATTTGTTAAAATGGTTCTTTGTCACGAGATTGGTCACTTTTCATACCAAATTgttctgatattttatttattttttattcgagGTTACCTTTTTCGTGAGAGATACAGCAAGATagaatatattatgttaatactGTTTTTATGCGAGTTTCCGCTTCTTGTGATATTTACAAGTCTAAGTATCAGAGAAATATTAGTGTACCAAATAGATAAACGTCACTAAAGAAACTCTAAGAAAACAAACCTTCAAGGGATTTTATTTTGATTCTGAATTGTTCGTACAcatttatgttacattttgaagATAAATGGAACTCAAAGATTCGTTCGATATATCTTAAAACATTACGACgtcaaaataacttatttaaatattcgcaaaaaattgtttattgtcaCAACTTTGGGAACGATAACGAAATTTCCATTTTAGTAAAACTAATTGAGGTACCCGTATCCTGGACGGAACTTATATAAATTCATGGccagtgaaaaattattttaggacatgaaacgttgtttgctttatatatataatgtttaaaaacccaaaaacaccataaaacagtaaaacacaaaatgtgaaaccgtaaatttgcaAACATTTCATTATGGACCCAAATTCacgccaaatttggtgaagatccatcaacaagagcgaagcagtgttaaaaaatcactcaaaaacaataatatacccACACCCTGCGAGGTTTTTACGTacagtactattatgtttatgtagatggcgccagtgcattagatccacgTATGTCGGATTATGACGTCATTTGTGCACCctaagaatggagaaaaataaagttctccgtgacgaaAATCGGAGGCGAAACGGATAAATCGTGACTCCTATTGCAAATTTACATGTACACAGGATAAAAATGTcgcgaagttgggggttgcacatcgagtaagaaaaatgtttttacagtatCATATAAACAAgaattccattatagtatgatagcttgtatattaaaaataaaatattcttatgcaGCAAGTTGTTGTTCACCGTATTCTTACGTGAGTGTTTACCTAGATACAACCTCATCAGTGACACATTGTTTCTACAGACTTATACCGCTacaaactgagtttcgatacttgtggtgggcagagcacaggtagccttatgtgtagctttgtgctaattaACAAGAAACAGCAAATACCGATTTTATTATGTTACCAACATACGTTTAGTCAACGACAgcgaaagaaaaatgaaatttgtttggTATACAAAATGGGAAAAAACATTTGTCAGAGAGAATGAAGAAAGTAGTATTTTAAATACTGTAGAGAGAGAAGATCTGTAGaacataaattaagaaaatataattttattagacAATAACTATGAGTTATAAAGACAGAGgcattgttcttttatttttagaagtgaaATTATACGTcacttactaaaataaaaatagaatctGCTGAAGTATTAGGTTCAATGTATTAATGAATTAtataataattgatataattattacataaagaTCACCtagtacaaatataaatttgtggataaattacatttatggttaaattatttaaattaaaataaataattgtattacaGGTGATATtaacatacagttacgacagaaagtgttcgtacctctgcgtcccgagtacttttttgctcataacttaaaaagtatcacgattaggctaatagacgtattgtgtattataaatattattctaacacacatctacatacatttttatgtaaattaaacgacaaataaactgtttataaacaaataacctaaaataggagcagaaagtgttcgtacgtttcagaacgtgtgaaaaaactgatattcccgtaaaaattttgtttagtttggtgaataaactacattataccattccagaactagacactgggttcataattattggaagttagccagcaaaaaatttacctCCGGTAATTTAGCGCAAtttccgtcattatctgcttgttcatcatggcgaacaggaaataactgtccagtgatttaaaaaaccgaattattgtaaaatacaagtctcctgtatctctttccggtattgctacacaagttaatgtgccgaaatctgctgttcaaagcataattgccaagtttaagctgacaggatcaactgctaacctccctcgttccggacgccccaccaaaattcagAGAGAACCAAACGGAAGgttttcagagaagttagtaggaaccctcatttaacacataatgacatacagaaactggtaagggaaactggggttgaagtaagcacctttacagttacgaacatgttacgctcttcttgGTTCAAAGCcagccgtcctcgtagaactccatatttaaagcctgtttatttagaagcacgattgaggtatgcaagaaagcatgtagataaactctttacctattggaagagtattctttggtcagacgagactaaaatcgagcttttcggccacaatgatgttcgcaatattttccgtaagaagggggaacgaaatcttctaAAGAataccgtccctacagttaaacacggaggtggctcgatcatgctatggggttccttcagctcttctggtgtagtaAGCCTTTACCGcgtcaatggaatcatgaaaaaaagaagagtacgttgatatattagtcacttatatcaagaatgatgttCGGAACTTACGAATTGGGCGTCGTTGGAttttccagcacgacaatgaccctaagcacacatcgaaatatatgCAGTTTTGGTTgtagaggaaccatataagcgttctggagtggccatcgcagtcacccgatctcaactcaattgaaaacgtttggcatgagttgaagaccagggtttatcagcgtcatccgaaaaacttgctatacaactgaccattaaagtagacgcacgaacactttctgctcctcctatgtttggttatttgtttataaacagtttatttgtcgtttaatttacataaaaatttgcagatgtgtgttagtataatatttataatatatgttactttcattatcctaatcgtgatactttgtaagttatgaggaaaaaactactcacgacgcaggggtacgaacactttctgtcgtgaCTGTAGATATCATagataacaataaatattgtgttcaaagttacaaaacattttagCAACAAATAATTGGAACAACATGTTAATGATTATCAAAGAGaagaaactattaataaaatattgattcaatCATATGTagatcaaaacattaaaaaacttttaaataagcttgttgtttcagttgttaatcaaattaaaatacCAGAGCATTACTTTAATTGATGCTGAACATTTATCTTCAGTAAATGGAAGGTATaagttaaattacaataataaacaacgcttggccatgccgggccaaaatttTACcactaataaaaagaaataatatggtTGCTTATGAAagatataactttaaatataactgaTGTGTTTAAAGTATTCCAATGCACAATTATAATAaagcattatttttttaaatttagaatagaTCACGATAAAAATATAAGACAAGAAGATTCaggttattataaattacttgaAATTATCAAGTACCAAGTTGATTTGAGATAAATCTAAAAAAGTTAGTGGATATTGAAACATATGCTAAAGTTAAAAAATTGGTACAAAACTGgctaacaacataaaataacgttatgaattaatatatgtaaaattaaattttcaaaattgagtattattatgttttatcatGATACTATTTTTTGTTATGAGTATTGTCATCAATTATAAttgaatttaattaaagtttaattatattttctgcttATCAGGTTTAAACCTCGCAAGAGGATATTTGAATGTACCacgtattaattaaaaataaataaatattttataatgtatttatagatTGGAAATTGTCTACCCAGATAAGTTAAGTCGGAGACAAGTTACCTAGATATATTTCGTTAGATTCAGCACATATTCATACAAGGTAAAGCAGTTAATTCTAACAGTGTATTAAATTTGTACAATTTGAAATTCCAGTAAACATTTGACTGTTATTAGAGCACAAAAATCAACCAAACAAATTCTGTCAATCTAATGGCTCTCGAGATAACTTAgaacacaaatatttagtttactgaggctaaaaacaagcaaaacaaaatgtttacacgTATGTTACTGAATTCATACTAACTAAACTCTGCTATCTTCTTGGTGccttattataattatattaatcttatttataatatatccttGAATTTACCATAAACTATGACATGAAAATTTTTAGAACTTTTTGGGcgtacataattaattttttttattttaatggcaCGCGTCCTCTAGCTAATATCTAAGTTAGAACGTTAAAAATACAGTTCATAAAGTGtgtgtttgggaatttcgcacaaagctactcgagggctatctgtgctagccgtccctaatttagcagtgtaagactagagggaaggcagctagtcatcaccacccaccgccaactcttgggctactcttttaccaacgaaatagtgggaattaccgtcacattatacacccccacggctgggagggcgagcatgtttagcgcgacacaggcgcgaacccgcggattacgagtcgcacgccttacgcgcttggccatgccaggcccagttcATAAAGATAGTCAAGATGTTGTGACACACGAAATATAAGCATTTGGGGAAATATCtgcattaaaatatatgaagAGACAGAGTTGTGGAATTAGCAGCTTAGACAATAAAAGATTATTGTTGCTTATATACCAGATTGTAATTATACTTTACCAAAGGTTTTCAGTTCACACCTATGTTTTTTGGAAAAAATCTCAACTTGGTTCAAAGAGTAAGATGATACGATCAGTAAGTGAAGATGTTGTTGACGGGGTTCACAAAATTACATGATACGATTAAAAAGTGAAGATACTGTTGATAAGGTTCACAACGTAACATTTTACGATCAGCAAGTAAAGatgttgaaaaatatgaaacGTTTTACATGTTGTTCCAATTACGATTAAAAGcacaatttcttttataaaagaagataaagccagaaagaaaaataaacacgttTACATCAGGATGAGGGGTACTCAAGGTAAGATCTAAATAAAGAACAGAATTGAAACATTCAACTTTATCTCAGGAAGCAGTGTATCTAAGATTAAATATACATAATtgcttgaattttgcgcaaagctacacgagggctatctgtgctagtcgtccctaatttagcagtgtaagactagtgggaaggcagctagtcatccacccaccaccaactcttgggctattcttttacaaacgaatagcggggttgatcgtaacattataacgcctctacggctgaaagagcgagtatttttggtgcgacggagattcgaaccccgcggccctcagattacgagtcgcatgccttaaccacctagctatgccgggctAGATCTTAATAAACATGTTATGTTTATCTGAGAAAACATTAGGAGGGTTCTAAGGCCTAGATaaattttggaataaaatttagaaaaaaataatgtgaacAACATGAATTATGAGATAAGATCACgaaacaaatataagaaacttCTTTGTATTTTAGGGAAATAGATATTTCAGATATAATACATGGAGAAGGTATTTACAATTAATTTGAATGTCTGGGATATTAGTAATTATAGAAACTGGCGAAGTAAAACCATTTTCATGTTCACATTCATGACTTCGAATTCAATCAAAATGAGGATGCTTTCCATTCACCACGTCACGCATTATGAAACACCTATGAGTAGGTTTCTAAAGAGAGACTAACtcacagaaatataaaagtaTGGGTTATGTAACTCTTCCACACAATCAAACTAGGAGGGAAAACGAATGTTATTTCTAGTATGAAATGGATTTTATGTATCTTGAGGTTTTCTTTAACTTCTGTTTTGGTTCCTAAGAattctagtttttttatttagaagctAAGGAGAGTATCACGTGGTTTCTAACAAAGAAGTAAAGCTTAAACCAAAACTATGTCAGTGTTGATTTAATTTGTCTTTTGTACTGCCAGCTTTCACCTTAATGGTAGAGAGATAACCTTACGGAagtcttaaaaacattaaatatcttatcactttaatgagttttgtttcatttcacattTCATAAGTTTAGTTGGTTTCTTTTGTTTAAACGTATATATCTCTTAAccatatattgtaaaaattattctTGAGCGGAGGATATTCCtaaacaataatgtacattttctAAGAAATTGTCTTACATTAGATTTTCAGCGACTGCTAGACTGGAATAACGAAACAAAAGTGCGAACATATGGACTTATAGAAGATATGACTAAGTGCTAACcagttaaacaaagaaaatttgcaAGCACGCACACCTTCAGGTCaagaggcacagcggtatgtctatgaaCTTAACAACGCTAAatatcgtgtttcgatacccatggtgggcagagcacagttagtccattgtgtagcttcgtgcttaactacaaacaaaccaacaaagtaCACGTTCAGAAAGAGATGGGTGCTAATTATTTAAATTCACAATTTACGGTATGAAACACTTGTAGAATAGATTTCGTGTTAAAACACATAACATTTTCAAGCATTTACACTATTAAAAAGGCTTAAGTGCTGATTGCTTAAAGGCATTACGTTTGCAAGCTTACTCTCGTTTAGAAATGGCCAACTCTTGATGatttaaacacagaatattttcaattataaaaacatttagaaaggATTAAAATCTTATTGTTTAAACACAgcaaactttcaaatatttatatctttagaaagtggtaattttattaatataattacctACCACGGATCACTTTCAAACATACACATACTTTGAAGCGGCTAATTGCTGGTTATTTATACTCaggatatttaatatatatataagtttagaaAAGGAtaaattctaattatttaaacAGAGATCGCTTGGAAACATACATAATATACAGCCTTGCAAATATCTAGGTGTTTATTACTTTGACATAGAATTTTCAAGCTGAAAAACCTGTAAAAATATCTTGATGCTAATTATcccataaacaacatttgtaaGCTCATATGTCTTTGCAAATGGATGAGTAATGATTCTTCAAACACGGAAAATATTCACGTATATACACATTTAGAATAATATAGGTGCTAATTACTTAATGAACGTTTACAATAATATACACCTTCATAAAAATGTATGTGCTAATTATATAAACacgaatcatttaaaataatgtcGATGTTCATTAATTAATCACAGaacatttacaataatatatatgcatttaAAACAATATAGGTACTGATTAGTTAATTACAGAACGTTTACAATAATATACACTTTCAGAATAATATAGATGCTGATTAGTTAATCACagaatgtttacaatattttacaccTTTAGAATAATGTAGGTGCTGTATATTCAATCACagaatgtttacaatattttacaccTTTAGAATAATGTAGGTGCTATATATTCAATCACAGAACGTTTGGAATAGTATATTCTTTTATAAAGGGTAACGTGCCGATTCTTTAAACTCAGATGATTTGCATACATATACACCTTTATAATGAGCTAACTACTAGTTTTTCAAATCGTAACGATAAAAATCTGTCAATCTTTtacttatatttcaataaaatagcaTCAAATCAGAACTATATATCACTAAGCTAtttgcatttttaatattttaatgttagatCTGAGGTATTGTTAGATACATTGGTTTACCTTTCACCTGTATTCCACGAATAACTAAAGGTTCAGTGAGAAAATCAGaagtaaatatgaatttttaactCGTGTAATTTTGGAGTATGATATAGATAAATTTGACATAATGCAacaatttttcataaaacaaatgtaaGTAACGAGTGCACTGGAAAAACAAAAAGGCGAGCACTGTTAATGGAATTGTGAAGACAGGTATCCACATATATGTTCCAGACTAATAGAGCTTTGCATTATATACGAGATTCTATAGTTCTCAGTGTGTGTGATCTAACCACGCCACTTATGGTCATTCCAGTAAAAAAAATAAGGACTGTATCCTTCAGGTAACACCTGACTTGCCTGTTGTAAGAATCAGTGTTTGCCTTTATATAATGAATTCAGCTTTATAACAATCGTTTTGACATAAATTCACTCAAGCCGCCTTCAGGAATTACCAACAACAATAGGTAACAGGAGCGAAAGGATCTTAGCCACATTCCTTTATTAAGTTATATTGTTGAAATTAACGCACAACTATAAAatcaaagttttcattttatcaaataaataacagaaaaaatgcCAGGTATGTATTTGTATAGATCGAACATAAATCATCGCACTGAACACCGAAACAATCAATGTTAATCTCTCCTACCAGTTGATGTGGCACCATCAAATTGATCAGCTAACTTTACGAGTATTTCTTCCCTGTTACAATGTTAATCTTTAAGACAATTTTGagtcataagtaaaataaacagttaaaaagcaattgtaaattgaaatatattagCTTTAAAacagcagcaacaacaacaacattttagtAGAGTAAAGccaacatttttttatgttttcattgtgTTGTACCTAATTAAGTTGAGATGGATTTAATAAAGTTGTTTCATACATAGAAATGAAAAGTGTTAATAAGCTACTTCCATAGGAtgatgttaaacatttaaaatggtaATGTGGTAAATTATgaggatataaaatataatgagtaattttacTGCTTTTTTATCTCTTACTGTCAGGAAACGCAAGAATATTTTATATGAGTCAGGAATAATACCTGACTTAATAATAATACCTAATCATAATACCTTTAACAAGtcaatataaatattagaaaatattcagTAAGTCAGGACACATTAGAATATCTTTAACAAGTCGGTATACACTAGAATATCTTTAATAAGTCAGAAAACATTAGAATATCATAAATTCTGTGGAATATATAGAACAAAATTAAGATTTCGAATACAATTTGGATTAAATTCTCTGTAATTAGAGCTGCCACAAAATTCTATTTATGATGTGGTATTTAACTGGTATCTTGTATTGCAAAGATAGCTGGTATgtgatttaaattataattaagatAATGTACAAGAAGAATGTTttgatcttcaggttaacaaaacaaaaatacatttttccttcgttttttttttgtgaattttgcgcaaaactacttgagggctatccgcgctagctgtccctaatttaccagtgtaagactagagggaaggcagctagtcatcaccaaccaccgtcaactcttgggctactcttttactaacaaatagtgggattgttcgtcactttataacgtctccacggctaaaagggcgagcatatttggtgcgacggggatgcgaagccgcgaccctcagattacgagtcgcacgccttaacccacctggctatgccgggcctcatttttatttcaaatgagttGCTCGTCATCATGAATAATTGGTGTTATTTGTCTGATATGAAATGTTGTAATTGGtaacctatgttttatatagtatgtttcatgttttatctgGTATCTTATGCttcatataatatatttcatgttttaattaggatcataagtttgaaataatatgtttcatgttttaattggTATCCTATGCTTGATATAATACGTTTCATGTTTTAACTGGGATCATTAGTTTGATATAgtatgtttcatgttttacttgGTATCCTATGCTTGATATAATACGTTTCATGTTTTAACTGGGATCATTAGTTTGATATagtatgtttcatgttttaattggGATCATAGGTTTGATAtaatatgtttcatgttttaagtGGTAATCTATGTTtgaattaagttttgttttactatatgcacatttattattttttttaaaagttttgataaaatcAGTCCTGAACTCTTGcagaaagttatttatttatacattaacaATACATTAAACTGTTTCTCGAGGtgaacatttcatttaaagtgcAACTAATAGTTAAGATTCATAACTGGTACTACAGATTATGTGGTTCCCAGATGTTCCCTTCATTCTTCGTTACTGACATCACGACGCCGCCTACCTGGTCCACCAGCAAAATTAGCAGCTGCTAAGCCCATCAGATGCTTCGCAGCCTGGCTACCGGAAAAGCCTCGAGATAAGCCTAAGTCCAGACCTCGTTTCTCActagaatatataataaactgtgaattatcaagttataataaaatcaattatttcATGAATTAGCCACAAGTTTTTTTGTAAGAAATTTTCAACAACCAAGAAGCTCAGTTTATTTGAATACCTTACGTTAACACAACTATAGCGAAACATTTGTTCATCTTAAAATTTTCCACCTTTATCAGACAATAAGTTGTCTAATAAATATTAACCAGCTTTATTTCCAGACATACTCAAGTTTTAGAACTTTTATTATTAGAGATGCCATCACGTGAAACATTCTGTTACCAACTTCTTAGTCAATTTACCAGATTATTTTTACATACGTTTTGCCACTTTCGGCAACAATCAGGTTGTCCATTAGTCCTGCCAGGACTCTCATGACGTCATCAGGATCATTAATTTCCACTAAGGAACGTCGGTACCTGAAAATTAGGAAAAGTAACCCTTTATTTTAATTCGACACAATGCGTGATATAATCAGTGTAGTTACctgaaatgtaaaaacaaaacgtgtggTTCCAGTTAagatgtgataaataaataaattatacgcGGGGATCGTGGGGAAGGTGGCGCCAGTTATGTAATGACGAAAAGCATTACCGAAACAACTAAAGTTCTTTcgaacaaataaaagaaaagtgACTAATGAAAAACAACTACAACTAAACTGCGAACATGAAGTGTTTCATGCAATTCTAAAGAGTCTTGTTTGGGAGAGTACTGAAGATGCTATTGGAACACAGAGTAAACAAACAGCATTATTAGTATCAAAATATATATCACTGAGTTAAGAACATCTAAACAAGCctcacaaacaaacacaagatcGCGAGAACTTAAGGAAGTCGTCTTCTTGGTGAAATCAGGACCTTATCGTAGAACTCTAATAAGGTTCTTTAAATCAAAGCTAAGGCTATCTTATGATCAGTGTACAGTTTCAGGCTATGTATTAAGATTATTCGGTTAGTTACCAAACTAATACCTATATAACTCTAGGGTCTTGGTAAAGTGAACAAAAACCACTAGATCAATTCCCATCggataataaatcattttattgatTAAATGAAAAGTCAGCGTTTACCAAGAGATGCTTCAGTGAGGCTTACAAGCCGTTCAAAATCTTCGTTTATTATTTCGTTACTTTGAACTTATTTGACCTTGCTTACATTTTAAACGTGAAATAACTATCCTcgaaagtttttaaaaaagtacTTACTAGACCATATCGATTTTCTTTTAAGAACAgaacaatgtttataattaaatacaatggAAAATATATCTGCCGATTATATTAATGAGTGAATGCAGTCCCACTGttgtaactttttgttttatgacattgaATAATCCGAGTGAGATTGGAGGGTTAGTATATACTTTTGTTCTTAGATACTGGTATATGAAATAAgggttaatatttaattttgttctatGCAATTGTGTGCtttgttatgaaatgttttgttttgttcgttttgaatttcgcgcaaagctacatgagggctatttgcgctagccgtccctaatttagcagtgtcagactagagggaaggcatctagtcatcaccacccacctccaactcttaggctaacattttaccaacgaatagtgggattgaccgttacattataacgccccacggttttaaaggcgagcatgtttggtaagacggcgatccgaatctgcgaccctcagattacgagtcgactgccttaatcacttggctaTGCCAAGCCTATTCATTTTAGAACGCCCTGCATGAtcaggttgttaaggcgctcgactcgtaatctgagggtcgcgggttcaaattccgtcacaccaaacatgcttaccctttcagccgtgggggcgttataatgttacggtgaatccaactattcgttgataaaagagaagcccaaaaattagcggtgggtggtgatgactagttgctttccctctagtcttgcactgctaaattagagacggctagcgcagtagccctcgtgtagccttgcgcgaaattaaaaacaaaccaaaccaaaattaatgataattaaacaaattaattttgaaactcAATAATTTCGGAAACCAAACTTCAcgcacaaaataaaaatatacattcctGATATACCTCAATATAAGGTATTTGTAAAGCTCTTGTAAGACCGGTATCGGGAGACAAAATTTTTATTCCTCGATATCTCACAGGGCACAAAACTTTTCGAtttaaaacaagaataacaaTTCTTCGGAAGGAAGTTCACGAGAAACTGGATCTTATGCTCGTTGTAGAGTCTCATTTTAGCTTTTATCTCTTATTCATATGTTttatactgtaaaaataaattagttttaaaaagtcATCTCTCGAGTATTGTCTCTTAAAGTGAATCGTGACTTGTTAAGACAGTCAAAACTGAAGTCATGCAAATGTTTTTAGACAACTACAACTATTAGCAAGAGTAAACTCAAACTGAGTGAGAAACACCCAACTCACCGTGTTTGGGGGAATGATAAGGATATTGGTAATACTGCTACAAACAAGAAGGCAGTGATGAAACCAACGTTCATAGGACGCTTAGTCATGATTACTGGAATACAAGATGGCAAAGTCTTAATAAAATTGCAATATGAAAAGGATTtatcaagaaaaacaaatt comes from Tachypleus tridentatus isolate NWPU-2018 chromosome 12, ASM421037v1, whole genome shotgun sequence and encodes:
- the LOC143234159 gene encoding diuretic hormone class 2-like, with product MTKRPMNVGFITAFLFVAVLPISLSFPQTRYRRSLVEINDPDDVMRVLAGLMDNLIVAESGKTEKRGLDLGLSRGFSGSQAAKHLMGLAAANFAGGPGRRRRDVSNEE